The DNA window TCTCTGCTGTAAAGGACGCCGTGGACGTGCCGGTATCCACCAAACTCACACCAAACGTTACAGACATCGTTGAGATAGCAAAAAGCGCCGAGGATGCGGGTTCAGATGCCCTGACCCTCATAAACTCCCTTGGCCCCGGAATGAAGATCGATATAAAAACAGCAAAACCGGTACTTTCCAATGCCTTTGGGGGAATGTCGGGTCCCGCCATAAAACCGGTGGCTGTAAGGTGCGTCTATGATGTTTACCGCAGTGTTGAGATCCCGCTAATTGGTGCCGGTGGCGTCAGGGACTTCAGGGATGCGGTTGAATTCCTGTTTGCAGGTGCAGTGGGCGTGCAGGTTGGTACAGCCATAATGTATGATGGTCCTGAGATCTTCATGAGGATATGCAGGGGCCTTGAGAGGTTCATGATTGAGGAGGGCTTCTCATCGGTTGATGAGATGGTTGGCCTGGCCCATGAGGGGGTGTGATTTCCATGGTAAATGTTCCAGAGGTTCTTGAAATTAAGGGGATAGTTGAGGAATCTGAGACCGTCAAGACATTCATATTTGACTGGGACTTAACGCGTGAAATAGTGCCCGGGCAGTTCGTCATGGTCTGGAATTTCAGCGACGAGAAACCAATGTCAGTCTCACTCATTGACCATAAAAGGTCTGAAATCGGCATATCCATAAGGAGGGTTGGTGAATTCACATCAGCGGTCCATGAACTGGAAGAGGGGGACCTCATGGGAGTCAGGGGACCCTATGGCAGGGGTTTTGAACTCATGGGAAGAAAACTGATCATTGTGGGCGGCGGGA is part of the Methanothermobacter sp. K4 genome and encodes:
- a CDS encoding dihydroorotate dehydrogenase translates to MLRTRICNIELRNPTMLAAGVMGSMASSLNRVYRAGAGAVVTKSFSLEPNEGYKNPTTVEVTGGIINAIGLSNPGVEAFKEELRGVDDDVPLIASVYGSSPEEFASVAASVEEYVDMIELNVSCPHAMAGCGASIGQDAGLTFRVVSAVKDAVDVPVSTKLTPNVTDIVEIAKSAEDAGSDALTLINSLGPGMKIDIKTAKPVLSNAFGGMSGPAIKPVAVRCVYDVYRSVEIPLIGAGGVRDFRDAVEFLFAGAVGVQVGTAIMYDGPEIFMRICRGLERFMIEEGFSSVDEMVGLAHEGV